The following nucleotide sequence is from Paenibacillus odorifer.
GCTATTGGTATCTGTTGTTACCGCTCCCGTAGTCAGGTGAGTAGCATCTGTTACCCATTTATTAGATTGACTATCTTTTGTAAGCTGCTCTACAGTAACCTTCATCGTGGAAGATGTTACCTGAGAGTAGGTTCCTGTAATTGAAAAGGTAGGGCTACTTACTTTGTAAACACTAGAACGGTCAATAAGTCCCTCAGGATTAGGATTAGCTGTTGTTGCTACAACATCCTGTTTCAACAGAACAGTATTACGTAATGTGAGATCATCCGGACTGAAGAAAGTCGTGGAGCTCGTGGTAGCCGCTGCCGCTATGGGCGTGTATTTACCTGGGAACATAGAAACGATCAAAGCCGCCAGCATCAGCCAAACGAACGGTCTCTTAAAGCGTTGCATGTGTTATATCTCTCCTTTGAGTATAAATTCTCGTAAACCTTCACTTTGTTCTTTATCGGTCATAGGAAGCGATATTTTTAGGGAAAACAACAAAAAACTCATCCGAAAAGGGATGAGTTTTGTTAGTTATAGAAAATATTAGAATAATACCATTAATAAATTAAGATTTGGAACCTCTTTCCGGATTAGCCTTCATACGAATTCTTAAAAAGAAATCAATCAGCGGACGTTTAGTCTTACCGATCAAACCTGTAACTTCCGCACCGATCTGCAAGAAGAAGAGCATGATGCAGATGACTACAAAGGTAACCCAGTTCGCCTCGTAAAGAGCGGCAGAGGATTGAATAACAGCTAAAACTCCGAAAAATGCAGCAATACCATAAATAATGAGCACAGTCTGACGATGACTAAAGCCTAGCTCGCGAAGGCAATGATGCAAGTGACCTTTATCTGGTGCAAAGATTGGTTTCTTCTGCAGCTTACGGCGCACGATCGCAAAGAACGTGTCCGACAACGGTACACCAATAATAAGCAAAGGTGTAATAAACGAAACCACGGCAATCTGTTTAAACCCTAGCAAAGCAAGTAAAGCTAAGCAGAAGCCTAAGAACAGCGATCCCGTATCCCCCATAAAAATCTTGGCGGGATGGAAGTTGAAGAACAAGAATCCGATTATGCTACCCAGAAGCAACAGGCATAACATTGCAACCATCGTGTTACCCATCAAGAAAGCCATTACCGCAATCGTAGCAATCGCAATCCCTGATACACCAGCAGCAAGCCCGTCCAACCCGTCAATCAGGTTAACAGCATTGGTGACACCAACAATCCAGAAAATCGTAAGCGGGATAGCAATCCAGCTTTCTAATGAAGAATACGTATTGTTAAATGGAATATTCACAAAATCTACAGTAATACCAAAACCGAAAACTACAATACATGCTGCGACAATTTGGCCCAGCAGCTTCAACTTTGCTGATAATTCAAATCGGTCATCCAACCCTCCGATAAGTACAATCAGTC
It contains:
- a CDS encoding glycosyltransferase family 4 protein, which translates into the protein MLIIYIAGFIVCMGLALGLTPLVKKFAIKIGATDVPNARKVHTKIMPRLGGLAIFLAFVLGLLAVLPIIPYEFTPREANFIKALLCGGGLIVLIGGLDDRFELSAKLKLLGQIVAACIVVFGFGITVDFVNIPFNNTYSSLESWIAIPLTIFWIVGVTNAVNLIDGLDGLAAGVSGIAIATIAVMAFLMGNTMVAMLCLLLLGSIIGFLFFNFHPAKIFMGDTGSLFLGFCLALLALLGFKQIAVVSFITPLLIIGVPLSDTFFAIVRRKLQKKPIFAPDKGHLHHCLRELGFSHRQTVLIIYGIAAFFGVLAVIQSSAALYEANWVTFVVICIMLFFLQIGAEVTGLIGKTKRPLIDFFLRIRMKANPERGSKS